From the Gasterosteus aculeatus chromosome 13, fGasAcu3.hap1.1, whole genome shotgun sequence genome, one window contains:
- the paxx gene encoding protein PAXX isoform X2, producing the protein MEASRTEYCTVRDQRDQPELLCYSRAEHGLSNICLTDAADVWSTEHTEDTLNQFRQRFAVASTEDFIVKLRAACGRGQASVVAHGPSAVVRVRSGSGEQSVALCRLDGPRAARELKEQLFSMAARLTRPDHGSPSASPVKGHRAPPAEFKPQQQNWTPSKAMKKRLPGASLINPGAKRSNVSNVSNVSRTNVPYHITKAPALVVHVPDISEGSCRRRASPLPKRMKRTKRMKTDPPDDVQT; encoded by the exons ATGGAAGCGTCCCGGACGGAGTACTGCACTGTGCGGGACCAGAGGGACCAGCCTGAGCTCCTTTGCTACTCGCGAGCAGAACACGGACTGTCCAACATCTG TTTGACAGATGCAGCCGACGTGTGGAGCACGgagcacacggaggacacgCTCAACCAGTTT AGACAGAGGTTCGCCGTGGCGTCTACGGAGGACTTCATCGTGAAGCTGAG GGCGGCCTGCGGACGAGGACAGGCGTCCGTCGTGGCGCACGGCCCCAGTGCGGTGGTCCGGGTGCGCTCCGGGTCGGGTGAGCAGAGCGTGGCGCTGTGCAGGCTggacggcccgcgggccgcgcgGGAGCTGAAGGAGCAGCTGTTCAGCATGGCCGCCCGCCTCACTCGGCCTGACC ATGGATCCCCCTCTGCCAGTCCAGTCAAAGGTCACCGAGCGCCGCCTGCAG AGTTTAAACCGCAGCAGCAGAACTGGACTCCATCAAAGGCGATGAAGAAACGACTTCCGGGTGCTTCGCTCATCAACCCCGGAGCTAAAAGGTCCAACGTGTCCAACGTGTCCAACGTGTCCAGAACAAATGTTCCATATCACATCACAAAAGCTCCTGCTTTAGTTGTCCATGTCCCCGACATCTCTGAAG GAAGCTGCAGGCGACGGGCGTCGCCTTTGCcgaagaggatgaagaggacgaagaggatGAAGACTGATCCTCCGGACGACGTTCAAACGTGA
- the paxx gene encoding protein PAXX isoform X1 has protein sequence MEASRTEYCTVRDQRDQPELLCYSRAEHGLSNICLTDAADVWSTEHTEDTLNQFRQRFAVASTEDFIVKLRAACGRGQASVVAHGPSAVVRVRSGSGEQSVALCRLDGPRAARELKEQLFSMAARLTRPDRKRSAHTLHHSPPCYGSPSASPVKGHRAPPAEFKPQQQNWTPSKAMKKRLPGASLINPGAKRSNVSNVSNVSRTNVPYHITKAPALVVHVPDISEGSCRRRASPLPKRMKRTKRMKTDPPDDVQT, from the exons ATGGAAGCGTCCCGGACGGAGTACTGCACTGTGCGGGACCAGAGGGACCAGCCTGAGCTCCTTTGCTACTCGCGAGCAGAACACGGACTGTCCAACATCTG TTTGACAGATGCAGCCGACGTGTGGAGCACGgagcacacggaggacacgCTCAACCAGTTT AGACAGAGGTTCGCCGTGGCGTCTACGGAGGACTTCATCGTGAAGCTGAG GGCGGCCTGCGGACGAGGACAGGCGTCCGTCGTGGCGCACGGCCCCAGTGCGGTGGTCCGGGTGCGCTCCGGGTCGGGTGAGCAGAGCGTGGCGCTGTGCAGGCTggacggcccgcgggccgcgcgGGAGCTGAAGGAGCAGCTGTTCAGCATGGCCGCCCGCCTCACTCGGCCTGACCGTAAACGCTCCGCTCACACTCTGCATCACTCGCCACCCTGCT ATGGATCCCCCTCTGCCAGTCCAGTCAAAGGTCACCGAGCGCCGCCTGCAG AGTTTAAACCGCAGCAGCAGAACTGGACTCCATCAAAGGCGATGAAGAAACGACTTCCGGGTGCTTCGCTCATCAACCCCGGAGCTAAAAGGTCCAACGTGTCCAACGTGTCCAACGTGTCCAGAACAAATGTTCCATATCACATCACAAAAGCTCCTGCTTTAGTTGTCCATGTCCCCGACATCTCTGAAG GAAGCTGCAGGCGACGGGCGTCGCCTTTGCcgaagaggatgaagaggacgaagaggatGAAGACTGATCCTCCGGACGACGTTCAAACGTGA
- the paxx gene encoding protein PAXX isoform X5, with amino-acid sequence MQPTCGARSTRRTRSTSLQRFAVASTEDFIVKLRAACGRGQASVVAHGPSAVVRVRSGSGEQSVALCRLDGPRAARELKEQLFSMAARLTRPDHGSPSASPVKGHRAPPAEFKPQQQNWTPSKAMKKRLPGASLINPGAKRSNVSNVSNVSRTNVPYHITKAPALVVHVPDISEGSCRRRASPLPKRMKRTKRMKTDPPDDVQT; translated from the exons ATGCAGCCGACGTGTGGAGCACGgagcacacggaggacacgCTCAACCAGTTT ACAGAGGTTCGCCGTGGCGTCTACGGAGGACTTCATCGTGAAGCTGAG GGCGGCCTGCGGACGAGGACAGGCGTCCGTCGTGGCGCACGGCCCCAGTGCGGTGGTCCGGGTGCGCTCCGGGTCGGGTGAGCAGAGCGTGGCGCTGTGCAGGCTggacggcccgcgggccgcgcgGGAGCTGAAGGAGCAGCTGTTCAGCATGGCCGCCCGCCTCACTCGGCCTGACC ATGGATCCCCCTCTGCCAGTCCAGTCAAAGGTCACCGAGCGCCGCCTGCAG AGTTTAAACCGCAGCAGCAGAACTGGACTCCATCAAAGGCGATGAAGAAACGACTTCCGGGTGCTTCGCTCATCAACCCCGGAGCTAAAAGGTCCAACGTGTCCAACGTGTCCAACGTGTCCAGAACAAATGTTCCATATCACATCACAAAAGCTCCTGCTTTAGTTGTCCATGTCCCCGACATCTCTGAAG GAAGCTGCAGGCGACGGGCGTCGCCTTTGCcgaagaggatgaagaggacgaagaggatGAAGACTGATCCTCCGGACGACGTTCAAACGTGA
- the paxx gene encoding protein PAXX isoform X3, whose amino-acid sequence MQPTCGARSTRRTRSTSLQRFAVASTEDFIVKLRAACGRGQASVVAHGPSAVVRVRSGSGEQSVALCRLDGPRAARELKEQLFSMAARLTRPDRKRSAHTLHHSPPCYGSPSASPVKGHRAPPAEFKPQQQNWTPSKAMKKRLPGASLINPGAKRSNVSNVSNVSRTNVPYHITKAPALVVHVPDISEGSCRRRASPLPKRMKRTKRMKTDPPDDVQT is encoded by the exons ATGCAGCCGACGTGTGGAGCACGgagcacacggaggacacgCTCAACCAGTTT ACAGAGGTTCGCCGTGGCGTCTACGGAGGACTTCATCGTGAAGCTGAG GGCGGCCTGCGGACGAGGACAGGCGTCCGTCGTGGCGCACGGCCCCAGTGCGGTGGTCCGGGTGCGCTCCGGGTCGGGTGAGCAGAGCGTGGCGCTGTGCAGGCTggacggcccgcgggccgcgcgGGAGCTGAAGGAGCAGCTGTTCAGCATGGCCGCCCGCCTCACTCGGCCTGACCGTAAACGCTCCGCTCACACTCTGCATCACTCGCCACCCTGCT ATGGATCCCCCTCTGCCAGTCCAGTCAAAGGTCACCGAGCGCCGCCTGCAG AGTTTAAACCGCAGCAGCAGAACTGGACTCCATCAAAGGCGATGAAGAAACGACTTCCGGGTGCTTCGCTCATCAACCCCGGAGCTAAAAGGTCCAACGTGTCCAACGTGTCCAACGTGTCCAGAACAAATGTTCCATATCACATCACAAAAGCTCCTGCTTTAGTTGTCCATGTCCCCGACATCTCTGAAG GAAGCTGCAGGCGACGGGCGTCGCCTTTGCcgaagaggatgaagaggacgaagaggatGAAGACTGATCCTCCGGACGACGTTCAAACGTGA
- the paxx gene encoding protein PAXX isoform X4, giving the protein MEASRTEYCTVRDQRDQPELLCYSRAEHGLSNICLTDAADVWSTEHTEDTLNQFRQRFAVASTEDFIVKLRAACGRGQASVVAHGPSAVVRVRSGSGEQSVALCRLDGPRAARELKEQLFSMAARLTRPDRKRSAHTLHHSPPCYGSPSASPVKGHRAPPAEFKPQQQNWTPSKAMKKRLPGASLINPGAKRKLQATGVAFAEEDEEDEEDED; this is encoded by the exons ATGGAAGCGTCCCGGACGGAGTACTGCACTGTGCGGGACCAGAGGGACCAGCCTGAGCTCCTTTGCTACTCGCGAGCAGAACACGGACTGTCCAACATCTG TTTGACAGATGCAGCCGACGTGTGGAGCACGgagcacacggaggacacgCTCAACCAGTTT AGACAGAGGTTCGCCGTGGCGTCTACGGAGGACTTCATCGTGAAGCTGAG GGCGGCCTGCGGACGAGGACAGGCGTCCGTCGTGGCGCACGGCCCCAGTGCGGTGGTCCGGGTGCGCTCCGGGTCGGGTGAGCAGAGCGTGGCGCTGTGCAGGCTggacggcccgcgggccgcgcgGGAGCTGAAGGAGCAGCTGTTCAGCATGGCCGCCCGCCTCACTCGGCCTGACCGTAAACGCTCCGCTCACACTCTGCATCACTCGCCACCCTGCT ATGGATCCCCCTCTGCCAGTCCAGTCAAAGGTCACCGAGCGCCGCCTGCAG AGTTTAAACCGCAGCAGCAGAACTGGACTCCATCAAAGGCGATGAAGAAACGACTTCCGGGTGCTTCGCTCATCAACCCCGGAGCTAAAAG GAAGCTGCAGGCGACGGGCGTCGCCTTTGCcgaagaggatgaagaggacgaagaggatGAAGACTGA
- the paxx gene encoding protein PAXX isoform X7, whose product MQPTCGARSTRRTRSTSLQRFAVASTEDFIVKLRAACGRGQASVVAHGPSAVVRVRSGSGEQSVALCRLDGPRAARELKEQLFSMAARLTRPDHGSPSASPVKGHRAPPAEFKPQQQNWTPSKAMKKRLPGASLINPGAKRKLQATGVAFAEEDEEDEEDED is encoded by the exons ATGCAGCCGACGTGTGGAGCACGgagcacacggaggacacgCTCAACCAGTTT ACAGAGGTTCGCCGTGGCGTCTACGGAGGACTTCATCGTGAAGCTGAG GGCGGCCTGCGGACGAGGACAGGCGTCCGTCGTGGCGCACGGCCCCAGTGCGGTGGTCCGGGTGCGCTCCGGGTCGGGTGAGCAGAGCGTGGCGCTGTGCAGGCTggacggcccgcgggccgcgcgGGAGCTGAAGGAGCAGCTGTTCAGCATGGCCGCCCGCCTCACTCGGCCTGACC ATGGATCCCCCTCTGCCAGTCCAGTCAAAGGTCACCGAGCGCCGCCTGCAG AGTTTAAACCGCAGCAGCAGAACTGGACTCCATCAAAGGCGATGAAGAAACGACTTCCGGGTGCTTCGCTCATCAACCCCGGAGCTAAAAG GAAGCTGCAGGCGACGGGCGTCGCCTTTGCcgaagaggatgaagaggacgaagaggatGAAGACTGA
- the paxx gene encoding protein PAXX isoform X6 produces the protein MEASRTEYCTVRDQRDQPELLCYSRAEHGLSNICLTDAADVWSTEHTEDTLNQFRQRFAVASTEDFIVKLRAACGRGQASVVAHGPSAVVRVRSGSGEQSVALCRLDGPRAARELKEQLFSMAARLTRPDHGSPSASPVKGHRAPPAEFKPQQQNWTPSKAMKKRLPGASLINPGAKRKLQATGVAFAEEDEEDEEDED, from the exons ATGGAAGCGTCCCGGACGGAGTACTGCACTGTGCGGGACCAGAGGGACCAGCCTGAGCTCCTTTGCTACTCGCGAGCAGAACACGGACTGTCCAACATCTG TTTGACAGATGCAGCCGACGTGTGGAGCACGgagcacacggaggacacgCTCAACCAGTTT AGACAGAGGTTCGCCGTGGCGTCTACGGAGGACTTCATCGTGAAGCTGAG GGCGGCCTGCGGACGAGGACAGGCGTCCGTCGTGGCGCACGGCCCCAGTGCGGTGGTCCGGGTGCGCTCCGGGTCGGGTGAGCAGAGCGTGGCGCTGTGCAGGCTggacggcccgcgggccgcgcgGGAGCTGAAGGAGCAGCTGTTCAGCATGGCCGCCCGCCTCACTCGGCCTGACC ATGGATCCCCCTCTGCCAGTCCAGTCAAAGGTCACCGAGCGCCGCCTGCAG AGTTTAAACCGCAGCAGCAGAACTGGACTCCATCAAAGGCGATGAAGAAACGACTTCCGGGTGCTTCGCTCATCAACCCCGGAGCTAAAAG GAAGCTGCAGGCGACGGGCGTCGCCTTTGCcgaagaggatgaagaggacgaagaggatGAAGACTGA